tggagctgagcagatcgagtacttggtgaagtggcgaaagcttccctgaaccgaagccagttgggagctcgaagatgccctacgacatgaagaagcagtcatcaacaactaccaacaagcgtcgacgagggcgtcgatagtttaagtgtgggagaatgtcatgaacgatcgtcgtgcacccgcaacaacttcgttcaatgaactgttcgtcgcttttgcatgcttgtacaaagacatggcagcctgttttgccttggtttgtgtgtttttgtttgtaaaaatgcatgttctAATAGGTTGCAGTGCTGTAGTGTGACCGCTCGCTGTGTCGGGccgaactgccccaaaatggctccatttTTATGTGCCACAGCTTGTTTTCTGCAAGCCGCAGCTGCACACAAAACGtttgccatctcagcaccttggaaccccctaggtggcatagggctggatagggcttcggtatattatcgagcgttgaaaaatcttcacaagttcgcacgttaacttaagGGGAACTTGCTttcgcgcccgacacccggtgagcagttgtttatggacttgcaactattcgttctaccttctagaatccttgttttcctcctcttttctcttatgcatgcaaggtgctcgctgaattgcttgtaaagcttccctttccgtgagacgtcgggacttttCCGCCACTCGttattcgaactaatcaactttctcttttacaggtccttcgggacttgagTGAGATTACAAATTGATTacacctttgcggacgcatatcgcaagggcgcgtCATGACTTCGACAATCCCAACTAAGTttgagaagttggcgcaagggtgctttgcgacttaggcaacttaaGTTAAGTtcccgtctttgccgcaagagtgccttatggcttaggcaattccaactaagtccgtgacaccaaggcgaccgaaactcggcgccatggagcattgaaactttctcttcggcatgagaatgATACGTCCGTATaaagctgaagtgtgcagcgagttcaacatgttgcctaGGTCTTGAGGGGTGCAGTAGGAGCTGTATTAGCGAGGAGtcctaatctagcaagtgcatttgcaaaggcagaacaatgcacagtttgttcagtaaggcggagtagtctaaggggatggtggcctCCGAAACTTTCAAAGGGAAGGATGTAaaaagagaagttgctccaataaGACAAAGACCTTTGAGGGATAAGTCCCAGTTCTCCGGAAGGAGATTCATGTGCAACGGACCCCATATGTTGAGGAGGAATACTTTAAGACAACAAccccacaaagctcaacggatcGAGCGAGTGGCGAAGAGTATCACATGATCTCGCATGaggtaatgcattggtggatgcattgtgatatcaagtgggggagcgactcgAGGCAACATaaaatgaaggcatacttggagtcgatatggagattggactcaatggagggctgacccgtggaatggtgggcatgagagcccccatcaacttaatgcaaatcgaggagcggagcaacttgggtataacttggtgaaggacctaagccgcatgaaggaagttggcatagaagttggaacatggagtggaggcacgaagctttccttagacaggtcaaggacatgaactcttgcagaggtaagagcAGGATCATATCGTTCCATAAGtctctcattctgatggagcggactaatcttacatggtgccaaagacgaagggagcttcgagacACATGCATCGTATCTCGAAGAAGCTTTTGACGGAGGAACCAAGGttactcaatttacggaggcgaagttgggttcagaaggccttggcacaagGCAAGAGGATgtgaaggcgggtactcttgagtaATACTCCATAGtactgccattcaagttgctatgaaggaagcaatgcgtagtggagattgtgctggtgggggcagaggcccaggatccagacaatggtgcaccaatttcagcgaagtcggtcgacttcgggagctactaggtgatggaCTGTCTTAGAATTGTATTTCGTctgggtgtgacccgagagcgaatggacgaaggtcgattgccaaaagagcgaacacaatcaaaggtggaagaggccctgtAATGTGTTGGTAAAGACCAtacatagagggatcacaatccgagttcatcccacaatgatcagaatagAATGaagatatcaccaggaggcgacatggtgcaatggATTatagtggaacagttcgtggcaatgcaatacacacgTAAGTAGTCCCGCAAGAGActagatcatacaaaggtatgatcgggagctactgcgaACACcatttcggtgaacaacacgatgacaagaaagactatggattcaaggagtgaatgtcatggtattgcagaggtgggtcttccgtgcgtgcatcgaatcttgcatcggataaaagccttggtcatcagtatatAGGGGTTGTGTACCACCGAAGGAGAATTTCGAATGCAGGTACGAGCGAGTCTAATaggggggacttgatcatacagaggtatgatcaaagcgactagagagttggactgcttcagagctcatattcgtCTAAGGGACCCGATAAGTCAGAGGATTAGGCCGAGCAAGCAAATGTTGCTACCAataaagctaaggagaacaaaatcgatacgaaccctgcaacatgatggcggtgGCCATGCATAAGAGTTGTAGTCTatttttccatcgaccaagggaaaTTGCTCGGAGAACACAAACgtgttgaagcagagggtcgaaaggagcgaggaagcaatgacgagtccaaagggacctagctacccaaaaccaagcgttggttagaatggaggtggacttgaaTGTGTGCCATAGTGCCACAAAGGCAAATCTACTGATCGGGAAGAAAGGGACGCAGATACGAGAcgacgaatagtagggccatgggcatggcagcgccatggtacctcagaggcgggacttctatgaagtcatcgatcccttgctctcttgGAGGGAGagtacttggtcgtgaaaggggtcgaggtagtggagaatgcaaaggcaaactccaagtaccgagataaggctgaagggcagatgtcagggaacttcgtaagatcggtgtcaacaagcttctcatcaagataatcgAAAGTGAACGATTTCAggtcgatgcaagagtgctcgactaaggaatgaagtagacagtacgcgatgctgtacctttacaactcagaggagtaggcagcaaagatgatggagaagatggcataatcccagaggcgaccaaaactattaaaaacttgctctaagttggggtgaaaacttcttgcatttcagaagttcaatggcattgagaaggtgaatcacaactgctaactcaacgtaaggagtgtaaacacttcaagtgctttagaagtatgAGCAATGAGCgggtgaaggctagtaaccagctcgatgcatggagtacaaccctcaagGAGGTGGGCGAAATCAAGGTAACATTTTCCTTCTTAACTCTTaatagaatgggtgaaaccgagtaccctaattctcttatctatccagcaaaggagctctacATAGGTTCATAAACCCTTCGAAGAACCGAATGGAAGAcactagttgtcaaatcctcaccaatggtgatcagtgctactgagagtagattatctgctttatttcccaacagaatgtcaatcgaaagtggaagtgatgcgaacctacttggaagtgatgtCTAAGTGGAAGAAAAaacgatgagcaaattttatggaggaaggacctaaaaactttaaagtttgtgaggcgattttcattaaagctccaacatgcatccacctagttctagcggcatgaggcatttgagagactagcgcatactaaggaggatcttttccttcatctaaggGATCCGCAAAAAAcagcagggatcaacacaacttagccgaccccacactaaagtcagagtctttggcgagttgaagcagcatgatggatcaaagttcgactacttaaCAATAACAGCGGAGTGCAGTTGGGCGCCAAGTGACGCATTacaactggagcagaagattaaagactcagtaaAGGCTAGGAAATGCAACATCTGTAAAgacttcgatgaggacgtcgaaggaataagtgggggagaatgtcacggacaaaactataatttgggtgtttaatgtaattcttatatatgtccgtgtctttcgattttgttcatgctttgcacaatatgtaaagggctgatagtaggcttagcaaccccattttattttgttttagtggtcgtcttaggcttgcaaacaaaggtttgtgtcatgtgggcacttgtggggattttgATCTATAGTGGACTATTTTAGATCCTTTGTTGTGTGATCGTTCAGAAtttgtgaagtctgtttgtaatttgcattggctataaagtttttgctgaaatgattgcttgtggatcctgagtgagaaaCTTTCTTtaatccgttttctcttttgtaggtcctaagggacaataggaggtttcgaggaggctgacctttgcagacggatacgtaagggtgccgcatgacttaggcaaaattaGCTAAGTGCGTGATAGGATGGTAGAACCAGCAGTAGAGGAAGCTTCAGATGACAACAGCCGTGAAAGAAGCTTCGGACGACAGCATTGGCGGCGGAGGAAGCTGCGGACAGTAGTAGTACCGATGGAGAAAGCTTCAAACACTGACAACAATGGCGGCAGAAGCTGCGGACGATGACGTCGTGGGCGGAAGAAGCTTCAAATGTGTCAATCGGTGGCAAAGGAAATTGTGGTCCTCTCCCTTGACGGTGGAAGGAGCTGCACATGGAAGCCGTGATGGTGGAGGGAACTACGCACGAAAGCTAGACCTTTGGACTCGTCCGTCAGCGATAGAGGAAGGGTTGGTCCAATTGGCAGCGGAGGCAGCGGCAAAGGAAGCATCGGAAACGACTGTGCTAGGGTTATGGCTCCGGGTCGCACGGGGAGGGGGGGTGTGTGTTTTGTGCAAGTTTAGTAACGTTAtgtagcttagttggttcaattgaaccaactaagctactATTCAACCGATTCAGACTCTAGTTCAGTTGCTTTGTTTCAATCGGGCGCTCACCCGAGACGCCCGATGCCTGGGTTTAGGCGAGTGCCTAGGTGGCACTTCATTGAAGCACCTAAGCGAGCACCTGGACTCCTATTTAAACTATTGCTTTAATGTATATCGCTCTTCTTTCAAATTGATATCTAACCCAATAACCTCATTGTTTCTTTGATATTAATGTGtcaactttttatttgttttattttacCATATATCCTTTCGGTATCATTTAATAACGTCTATGGCAGGATTCTGGGGTACGTGGAAAAGCAGCTGGATCAAATTATGGTGGAGGCTCACTAGGTTCAGCGGTACGTGTACATCATGAACTTACAATTTTGCAATCAAGGTCAAGTTAAGGTGCAGCTTGTGTCAAATGTAGGTCTTGCTTTGAATATATTAGTCTTAagatcttgttttcaatttttttGAAGCTTTTACTGTGATTTTATAAATTTAAGGGCTGTCACTAGAGTTTATTAGGAGAAAGTAATGGCGGTGGAATCATGATTTTCCTGTATGACAGACCTTTATTCCCTAGAAAATAAAGGAACTATTAACATGATTCTAAATATCTTAGAAGGTTATCTGATTTGGGATAACAAAGATATTGTAATACTGATTTGCATCCCTTTTAGGGTGGTCATAAGGTCCCAATCTGACCTGAATTAAGGATCATGAGATGTTTGACCTATTCAGAAGGCTTTGACACAAAATTCCATGATTCATATCCttatttctataatttttttctGTTGCACTTGTATCTTTATTTTGCTTATGATGTTCCATATTTTGTCTCCATCTCACTGCTATTCTACCTTCCTTTCCCTCTACTTTCTGTTGCTATGGAAATCATACTATTCTTTATTGATTTGGATCTTGCACCAGCAGACCTGTTATTATATCTGTTTCAGAACTGAAATCTATTTACCACAATGcaccatattctaaaatgatttataatattttgtcaTGCAGTCTTTCGTCATTGCAAAAGATGTAGTATTGAGAAGCTAGCCTTAGTGGCACAGAGCATATTAATCCacgagaaagaagaaagagagccTTCAAGTCTCAATTAGAGagattcttcaataatttgtCAAAAAAACAAAGAGTTTTCAATAATTCAGGGACAGTTGAAACCTTTTACTAATACCTGATGTACATAAATTGTCTCCAATTGGTGATTGAGGATGTAGCTCCTTTATTCCTggcattattattttaaatatagtcCTGAGGGTTGTGAAGTAAATAGAGATTTAGCTCCAGTTATCCTGATAAATGGTGAAGAGGATGAAGATATCGTAGAAATAATCAGGGCACTAGAATACTTCTTTTTAGGGACCTGAGTTTTAGGGAACTGAAGAACTAATAATTGATGAAACATCACGTCCCCAAAATCCTAGGTCTATCAAATAATTTGAATGGACGAGATACATTTCTTGAACCCTTCTTATTCAAATGCTAGCTTTTCCTGCTCCCACTGGAACCCTGCTGATTTCTGCAATGGCTGTTGTGCCATTATGATATTCTTTGATATGATGAGTATAGGCAGAAGTTATAATGACATTTTCACAAGACCAGTCTCTAGATACATTTTAGTTCCATTTTGTGAGGATACATGTACTTCTTAAACAAGAAAACCTTTCAATGTCTTTGCATTTTAGATGGGATCAAGAACCTATGAGCACTTCCTTGAATAGTGAGTCAACTAATGAaccatttttttttatgaactttttgcaAAACTTGTAATAGTGATCACATCATTCTTAAATCAATTATCTGATTAACATAGATTGCATTGCAAGTACTGTGGTGTATTGATATTTCTTAGTTGCTTATTTTATCTGTGTTTATAATGTAGGAtctcaagaaaaaggaaagagaacTACAAGCCAGGGAGGCAGAACTGAATAAGAGGGAAAAGGTATGTCCTGTATGTCCTTGAGTTTAATGGTCACAAATGCAAGTCCTGCCCTTATTCTTGGAACTTCAGTTTTGCTTCTCTTGCGTTAAAGATTTAGATAGTTTGAAACTAAATAAAAGAATATGTGGAATATTCTTGTCCAAAAATGTTATGCAATGCTTACCATTGTATTGTTATATAATTAATTTGTGAGACAATTGTAAAACAAACATCTTGATACTCAAGTGTGTTGGACAATACGTGCTAGGTAATATGTGGTATATGATATACCTTTATGCAATGAAATTGTTAACTAGCCTGATCTATTAAAAAAGAGTATCTTATTTATATGCTTTGCAAAAGCTAACATTACTCAGTTTATAAGCTCGTCATGTGTATAAGATCTATTGTGTGCAAGGTTATAAAAGTGGAATTGGCATGCAGGCGATTAGGTTGTGACATAGTGTGTTTGCACAATGCAAGTGTGTATGTAGTTGCATATGTGGGTTCTTTTTTGAAAATTGTAAGTATCATTTAAAAtcagaaaagaataaaaataactaatgaaCTAGCAATATAATTGCTTCATAGATATTCACAACCTCTCTTAACACTCAAGCATAGTAAGGCAAGTGACACTCAAATGCATGATCTTGTAGTTAAGGCAAGCAACATGCAAATGCATGTAATTGTTTTCAACAGCCAAATATTATCTAAAGaactaatataaaataaatttgttaTCCTATAGCCATAGGATGCCTTGGCATGCACAAGCTTCGGAAGAAGTCCCAAATATCATGACAACGGCTCAaactttgaaaattttaaatagaaCATTAAATTTTGAGCACTTcttaaatcatcattatattaataCCCACACATTTCTACCACATATTGTATACAAAAATGCTGTATTTTGATCAAACTACATTATATTTCTGAAACTATGATTACTTGTTTCTCACTGGTTTGTTTTTATACTAATTTGATGGCTTATGTATGCAAAAAGCCCTAAAATCATATTATGTTTCTACAGATCATGAAAAAAAGAATTTTTTGCATTTACTTCTGTCAAATGGAATGGTTGTCTTTAATTGTGCATGTgtgctttttctttgtttttatttatttattttgctggTAAAACAGGAACTAAAACGTAAAGAAGAGGCTGCAGCACAAGGTGACTAGTCTATATTTTCATAGAATAAATTGACTAgtactcttttttttcttttaatgttaggcaAGAGCCTTACTGTTTTAAGATGAATAcaagttaaatttatcttttcTTAAATTGGTTGCCCTTccttattttttgcttctttgcaGCTGGTGTTGTTATAGATGAGAAAAACTGGCCACGTTTTTTTCCTATTATCCATCATGATATTGCAAATGAGATACCCATTCACCTGCAGAGATTGcagtatcttgcatttgcttcatTGTTAGGTATGTTTAGGCTCTTATCATTAATCAAAGTTCCGCCCTTGTTTTTTATGGTTCTAAGGCCTTGTTGCTTTTCTTGCTCAGAACACTTGAACTTTTGCATTTTTTGTTCACATTCTAACCAAATTATGAGGACAATCAGTTAACCATTTTGATATGTGACATATTTTTCATCTTATGATAGTAACTTTCTCACTGTCATTTTAGTTTGGGCATTGACATCTGTTGACAAAGATATCTTATGAATGTGAAATGTATGTGCTGCATGTAGTTGATTTGTTATCTAAGAAGCAGTTTCTTATTGTTTTGTGCCCTCATATTCAGGAGTAATATTGGACTTTAGTGGACTAAACCAAAAATATTTACCATGGTATATATAGGCTTTTGGAACATTCTCATATGATCGCTTAGCTAAGTTGCTTTAGGAGACAAAATGTATAATTGATAAGATTTACATGGTAGGAATAATTCTAGTAGATAGTTATTGAACTTTGGGTGTAAAATTTTTATGTGAAAACAAAATATGAAATTATTTCTCAATTTGGGTGTTTGACAGGTTTGACTGCATGCCTGTTTTGGAATATTATAGCAGTTACAACAGCATGGATTAAAGGGGAAGGTACTTAGAGGATCTTTTTTGTGAGTGGATACTATAATGCCACAATGGAAATTAATTTTATTTGCTTCTTATTTCTAGGTGTCAAGATCTGGTTGCTTGCAATCATCTACTTCATCTCTGGTGTCCCAGGTGCATATGTGTTGTGGTATCGGCCTCTTTATCGTGCCATGAGGTACAGTTTCATATCTCAACCTTTACTAAAGTTTGTGGACTTCAAGACTATGATGGATACAAACTTATGCTTTAAGCTTATGATGTCATATGTTCACATGACATTGCAACATGTTTTATAGGACTGAAAGCGCTTTGAATTTTGGATGGTTTTTCCTATTTTACTTGGTATGTTCTTGGTGGTTTAAGATGTTGTCTCAGATATCTTTTTTCATGGTAATGCTTTATGGAAAGTAAAATGTTCTCCAATTGACTCTCTTATGTCTGTGCAGCTTCACATTGCTTTTGTCATATATTCTGCTGtggctcctccaatttttttcaaGGGAAAATCTTTGACGTAAGTTTCTCTTTTTATGAGTAATATATGGTGAATGGTGAAAGTAATAAATTCATATATACAGAGGCTACAgctaacccattttgatacatccTCCAAATTTGGTGAATGCAAATTTGATTTGTTCACTGAGAAAATAATTGAGACTGGCCTTTTACCTTTTGTGCATTGGAAGGTTAACTTTCAAAATTTGTTTTAGAGATCATGCATTCATGCTCATGATTTTTGGCAGCTTGACATCAAAATGTATTTTCCTAAAAATCCATCAGCTATTGTTTTTAGTAATGTGTGTCAGCTAGAAGAAAATATAGTCAAGTTATGTTGATTTCTAGATATTCAAATAGttgaattttaatttaaaatctatTAAGCTTTTCTTCATTGGGTATTGTACATGAAACAATGAGGAATTTTTGCTGTTATTGCTAAATATTCTGGAGAAGACACAAGTTGATGTGATAAATAATCacatcacaattttaatttgataTGAAATGGAAGGAAAGTCTATTTAGTGCATAAGTCCATTGTGCAAGTGGTGTGCTAAGTGAATAATACTAGGAGGCAAACTTAACCGTATGGCCAGCATGAGTCAGTAAGTGCCCTAGATGTGCCAAATCATTGCAGAAACATGGCCAGCTGAATATTTGGTAGCATTTCTCTGCCCATGGTATAGAATGTGCAGAAAGGTATTAGTATCCTCCCATTC
This genomic stretch from Musa acuminata AAA Group cultivar baxijiao chromosome BXJ3-9, Cavendish_Baxijiao_AAA, whole genome shotgun sequence harbors:
- the LOC135650081 gene encoding secretory carrier-associated membrane protein 1-like, with product MAGRYDSDPFQEEDVNPFADSGVRGKAAGSNYGGGSLGSADLKKKERELQAREAELNKREKELKRKEEAAAQAGVVIDEKNWPRFFPIIHHDIANEIPIHLQRLQYLAFASLLGLTACLFWNIIAVTTAWIKGEGVKIWLLAIIYFISGVPGAYVLWYRPLYRAMRTESALNFGWFFLFYLLHIAFVIYSAVAPPIFFKGKSLTGILPAVDLISSKALVGIFYFVGFGLFCLESLLSIWVIQQVYMYFRGSGKAAEMKREAARGAMRAAI